In Trifolium pratense cultivar HEN17-A07 linkage group LG7, ARS_RC_1.1, whole genome shotgun sequence, a genomic segment contains:
- the LOC123895082 gene encoding probable beta-1,3-galactosyltransferase 14 yields the protein MPSLPHRSFFNSRQTISSRRSSILILAFLFFAFIVFLKPFRDNRCVNTNPRSVRVTWDRSTPTTTAGRNVVADDRHKVMAFVGIQTGFRSVGRRQSLRKTWFPSDPNGLQRLEEATGLAFRFVIGRTSDKLKMSALKREMAEYDDFIHLDIEEEYSKLPYKTLAFFKAAYALFDAEFYVKADDDIYLRPDRLSLLIAKERSHSQTYIGCMKKGPVFTDPKLKWYEPLSNLLGKEYFLHAYGPIYALSADVVQSLVALKNNSFRMFSNEDVTIGAWMLAMNVNHENIHELCSPECTSTSIAVWDIPKCSGLCNPEKRMLELHKMDSCIQSPTMESDE from the exons ATGCCTTCTCTCCCTCACAGATCATTCTTCAACTCACGTCAAACAATTTCATCTCGCAGATCCTCAATCCTCATCCTCGCTTTCCTCTTTTTCGCATTCATCGTTTTTCTCAAACCGTTTCGTGATAATCGCTGCGTTAACACAAACCCTAGATCGGTTCGCGTCACATGGGATCGTAGCACGCCAACCACCACCGCTGGTAGAAATGTCGTTGCTGATGATAGACATAAGGTTATGGCTTTTGTGGGTATTCAGACTGGATTTCGATCCGTTGGTCGGCGTCAATCTTTGAGGAAGACTTGGTTTCCTTCAGATCCTAATGGACTTCAACG CTTGGAAGAAGCCACTGGCTTGGCTTTTAGGTTTGTTATTGGTAGAACGAGTGATAAATTGAAGATGTCTGCACTTAAGAGGGAAATGGCCGAATATGATGATTTCATTCATTTGGATATTGAAGAGGAGTACAGTAAGCTCCCATACAAAAC GTTAGCTTTCTTTAAAGCTGCTTATGCTCTTTTCGATGCCGAATTTTATGTCAAAGCTGATGATGACATATATTTAAGACCAG ATCGTCTTTCATTACTAATTGCAAAAGAGAGATCTCATTCACAGACATACATAGGATGCATGAAAAAGGGCCCTGTTTTCACTGATCCGAAACTCAAATG GTATGAGCCACTATCTAATTTGCTTGGAAAGGAGTATTTCCTTCATGCTTATGGTCCTATATATGCTCTTTCTGCTGATGTTGTACAAAGCTTGGTCGCTCTTAAGAATAACAG tttTCGGATGTTCAGCAATGAGGATGTTACCATTGGAGCTTGGATGCTTGCAATGAATGTCAACCATGAGAATATTCATGAACTTTGTTCTCCAGAGTGTACATCGACATCAATAGCTGTTTGGGATATTCCAAAGTGTTCAG